The nucleotide sequence CCGGCACAATGTCGGCAACTACGCCAAGACCTTCGGGGCGCGCAAGGTGCTGGTAGTCAGCGATCCCGGCGTCGTGGCCGCCGGCTGGGTCACCGATGTCGAGGTCAGCCTGCAGGCGCTGGGCATCGATTACTGCCTGTACACCGCCGTATCGCCCAACCCGCGTGTCGAGGAAGTGATGCTCGGCGCCGAGGTCTACCGCGAGCACCATTGCGATGTGATCGTCGCCGTCGGTGGTGGTAGCCCGATGGATTGCGGCAAGGCCATCGGGATTGTGGTCGCCCACGGGCGCAGCATCCTCGAGTTCGAAGGCGTGGACACCATTCGCGTGCCCAGCCCGCCGCTGATCCTGATCCCGACCACCGCCGGCACCTCAGCCGATGTTTCGCAATTCGTGATCATTTCCAACCAGCAGGAGCGCATGAAATTCTCCATCGTCAGCAAGGCCGTGGTGCCGGATGTATCGCTGATCGACCCGGAAACCACCGCGAGCATGGACCCGTTCCTCGCGGCCTGTACCGGCATCGACGCATTGGTGCATGCCATCGAAGCCTTTGTATCCACCGGTCACGGTCCGCTGACCGATCCCCACGCGCTGGAAGCCATGCGTTTGATCAACGGCAATCTGGTGCAGATGATCGCCAACCCGCAGGATATTGCCCTGCGCGAGAAAATCATGCTGGGCAGCATGCAGGCCGGGCTGGCGTTTTCCAATGCGATCCTCGGTGCGGTGCACGCCATGTCTCACAGCCTGGGAGGCTTTCTCGACCTGCCTCACGGTCTGTGCAACGCGGTGTTGGTGGAGCACGTGGTGGCGTTCAACTACAACTCTGCACCGGATCGTTTCAAGGTCATTGCCGAGACGTTCGGCATCGATTGCCGGGGCCTCAATCAGCGGCAGATCAGCGCTCGGCTGGTGGACCATCTGATTGCCTTGAAACACGCTATCGGCTTCCATGAAACCCTCGGTCTGCACGGGGTAAGGGTGGCGGATATTCCCTTCTTGTCGCAGCACGCGATGCATGACCCGTGCATCCTCACCAACCCGCGTGAGTCCAGCCAGCGTGACGTCGAGGTCGTCTATGGCGAAGCTCTCTGACGATCAGCAACGTGCGTTGGCCGGGCTGCTGGGGCTGGGCGATCACTCGGCGCGCAAAAGTCACTACCCGGAACTGACCGCGCGCCTGGATGAGCTGGAGGCCGAGCGCAACCGTTACAAAGGGCTGAACGACGAATTGGAGCAACGGGTCGCCGCACGCACCGATGAGTTGCTGGAGGCCAATCGCAATCTGCAACAGCAGATCGCCCGGCGTGAACGGATCGAGCAGGACCTGCGTGATGCGCGTGACGCCGCCCAGGCCGCCAATCGCAGCAAGGACAAATACCTGGCCGCCGCCAGTCATGATCTGTTGCAGCCACTCAATGCCGCCCGGCTGTTGATTTCCACGCTGCGCGAACGCAGTCTGCCGAGTGCCGAACAGATACTGGTGGAACGCACTCATCAGGCCCTGGAAGGTGCGGAAGACTTGCTCGCCGATTTGCTCGACATCTCCCGCCTCGACCAGGCGGCGGTCAAGCCGGATATTGCCTCATACCGCCTCGATGAATTGCTCGCACCGCTGGTGTCGGAGTTTCAATCGGTGGCGGCCGCGGCGGGGCTCAACTTGCGGGTCCACACGAGCCGTTACGCCATCAACACTGATCTGCGTTTGCTGACACGCATCCTGCGCAACTTCCTGAGCAATGCCTGTCGCTACACCGAAGCGGGCTGCATCCTGCTGGGAGCGCGACGTCGGGGTAGCGGTTTGCGTGTGGAAGTGTGGGACACCGGGCGCGGGATTGCTGCCGATAGCCTGGAGTCGATCTTCCTCGAGTTCAATCAGTTGAATGTCGGACGTGCGGCGGATCGCAAGGGCGTGGGGTTGGGGCTGGCGATTGTCGAGCGTATCGCGAAAATTCTCGGTTGCCAGGTGATGGTTCGTTCATGGCCGGGGCGCGGTTCGATGTTCAGCATCGAGGTGCCGCTGTCCGCGCAAGTGCCGTTGCCCATTTGTCAGGTGCCCCCTCAGGCCGGCGCCGGTAACCCGTTACCGGGACGCCGGTTGTTGGTGCTGGATAACGAAATCACGATCCTGGACAGTATGCGTGCGCTACTCGGGCAATGGGGCTGCGAGGTGGTGGTCGCGACTGATCGGGCGGGGGCGCTGGCCGCGTTGCAGGGCAGGGCGCCGGAGCTGATTCTGGCGGATTATCACCTCGATCACGGGGTGGTGGGCTGTGAGGTGGTCCGGCACCTGCGCGAGCATTTCGCGTTGATGATTCCGGCGGTGATCATTACCGCCGATCGCACTGATCAATGCCGTCGCTCGTTGCAGCGCTTGCAGGCACCGCTGTTGAACAAGCCGGTCAAGCCCGGCAAGTTGCGCGCGGTGTTGAGCCAGTTGCTGGGGTAAGCGACCGGGCGTTGATGCCTGTCAACACCTTCCGCGACGTTTGGCCTCATCCTCCACGCCTGATTATTCTGGCTGCCGGAGATCTGCATGAGCGCCCCCGCAACACCTGCTGTTTCCTTCACGTTGCCCATGGGCCTGGTTTTCGCCGTGCTGGGGATGGTCGGGGTGCTGCTGTTGCCGATACCCGCCGACTTGCCAGCGGCGGGTCACCGGATGTTGGCGATTCTCGCCTTTGCCGTAGTGGTGTGGATCACCGAAGCGGTGTCCTACGAAGCCAGTGCGATCATGATCACTTCGCTGATGGCGTTTTTGTTGGGCACCGCGCCGTCATTGCAGGACCCGACGCAGCTGATGGGTTCCAGCCCGGCCATCGGCATGGCGCTGACCGGTTTTTCCAACCCGGCCCTGGCCCTGGTGGCCGGCGCGCTATTTATCGCCGCGGCCATGACTCACACCGGACTGGACCGGCGTATCGCGCTGGTCACGCTGACTCGCGTGGGAACCAGTACCCGTGGGATTCTGCTGGGGGCGATTGCGGTGACCCTGCTGCTCAGCCTGGTGGTGCCCAGCGCAACCGCCCGCAGCGCGTGCGTGGTGCCGATCATGATGGGGGTAATCGCCGCATTTGGCGTGGACAAACGTTCGAACATCGCCGCCGGGATCATGATCGTCGTCGCCCAGGGCACCAGCATCTGGAACGTCGGCATTCAGACCGCCGCCGCGCAGAACCTGCTGACGGCCGGCTTCATGGACAAGATGCTCGGCCAGCGTGTGTCGTGGATCGACTGGCTGGTCGCCGGAGCGCCGTGGGCGTTGATCATGTCGGCGGTGTTGCTGTTCCTGGTGCTCAAATTGCTGCCACCGGAAAGCGCCAGTATTCCCGGTGGCAAGGAAGCAGTGGCGCAGTCGCTGGTGGATATCGGTCCGATCACCGGTCCGCAGAAGCGTTTGCTGACGGTATCGATCCTGTTGTTGCTGGCCTGGGCCACAGAAGGGCGCCTGCACCGTTTCGACACCACGTCCACTACCTACGCGGGCCTGGTGTTGTTGCTGATGCCCGGGATCGGCGTGATGACCTGGAAAGATGTGCAATCGCGTATTCCGTGGGGCACGGTGATTGTATTCGGCGTAGGGATCAGCCTCGGCACCGCGCTCCTCACCACCCAGGCCGGGCAATGGCTGGGGACACAGGTGGTGGCGCATACCGGACTGGATCAACTGGGACCGCTGGGGGTGTTTGCGATCCTTGCGGCGTTCCTGATTGTGATCCACCTCGGATTCGCCAGTGCCACGGCACTCACCTCGGCGTTGTTGCCGATTCTGATCGCCGTGCTGCAAACCCTGCCCGGGGATTTCAGCCGCCTGGGCATGACCATGTTGTTGGGGTTTGTGGTCAGTTATGGCTTTATCCTGCCGATCAACGCGCCGCAGAACATGGTGTGCCTGGGGACGGGAACCTTCACCGCACGGCAGTTCGCCAAGGTCGGAATCCTGGTGACGTTGATCGGTTATGGGTTGATGCTGGTGTTTGCGACGACCTACTGGAGCTGGTTGGGCTGGATTTGACGGGGGCTCAACCCGTGGCGAATGGCCTTACCTGAACTGTAGGAGCGAGCTTGCTCGCGAAAATCGTCAACCATAACGCGGGGGTACTGGATAATCGCGGTGTCTTTGAGTTCTTCGCGAGCAAGCTCGCTCCTACAGCTCAGGGTAAATCCCCTTGCTACAGGGATTTGGTCTGGCTGAGAGATGACAAGGTGAACTCCACTCAGGTTTACTGTTCTCTGAGTAAAGGTTTTACCGGCCTTGTGCGTCGGTCATCAAGGTCACGCAATGGATAAATACACCCCACGCACCTGGCAGCCCCATGAGCGTCCGAGCTTGCCGGGCTCGCCGTCGACGCCGTTGCACCCCACCCATAAACGCTGGGCCTATGCGTTGGTCGGAGTGTTGGTCGCCATCACCGGCGGCCTGGGCAACGCGCTGGTGATCGCCAATCTGCCTTATCTGCAAGGCGCATTGGGTGCGACCACTGCGCAAATGGCCTGGTTGCCTGCCGCCTACGTCATGACCAATGTCTCGATGAACCTGTTGCTGGTGAAGTTTCGCCAGCAATTCGGCTTGCGCGCGTTTACCGAAGTGTTCCTGGTGCTCTACGCCCTGGTCACGTTTGGCCATTTGTTCGTCAACGACCTCAGCTCCGCGATTGCCGTGCGAGCCGCCCACGGCATGGTAGGAGCGGCGCTCAGTTCCCTGGGTTTGTACTACATGGTGCAGGCGTTTCCGGCGAAGTGGCGGCTCAAGGCGCTGGTGCTCGGTCTGGGCACTGCGCAGTTGGCTTTACCGCTGGCACGACTGTTTTCCGAAGATTTGCTGCAGATCGCTGAATGGCGCGGCCTTTACCTGTTTGAGCTGGGCATGGCGCTGATCTGCCTGGGCTGCGTGTTTTTGCTCAAGTTACCGCCGGGCGACCGCTTCAAGACCTTCGAGAAACTCGACTTCCTGACCTTCGCCTTGCTCGCTTCGGGCGTGGCGCTGCTATGCGCGGTGCTGTCCCTGGGGCGGATAGAGTGGTGGCTCGAAGCACCGTGGATCGGCATCGCCTCGGCCGCCTCGCTGGTGCTGATCATGGCCGGACTGGCCATCGAACATAATCGCGCCAATCCGTTGCTGATGACCCGTTGGCTGGGCGGCGGGGTGATGATTCGCCTGGCGCTGGCGGTGATCCTCATCCGTATGGTGCTTTCTGAGCAATCCACCGGCACCGTGGGTTTTTTGCAGGCGCTGAACATGAGCAGCGAGCAGATGCGTACCTTGTACCTGGTGATGCTGTTGGGGGCGATCAGCGGGTTGGTGATCAGCGCACTGACGATCAACCCGGCGCATCTGCTGATGCCGCTGGTGATTTCCCTGGCGTTGATGGCCACCGGTTCGGTGATGGACAGTTTCTCCAGCAACCTGACACGCCCACAGAACATGTACGTCAGTCAGTTCCTGCTAGGCTTCGGGGGCACGTTTTTCCTTGGGCCGACCCTGGTGCTGGGCATGCGGAATGTACTGAGCAACCCGCGTAACCTGGTGAGTTTCTCGGTGTTATTCGGCATTTGCCAGAACCTTGGCGGGCTGATCGGCGCGGCGTTGCTCGGTACGTTCCAGGTGATGCGCGAAAAGTTTCATTCCAGCATGATTGTCGAACACCTGACCCTGCTCGACCCGCGTGTCGCGGCCCGCGTGCAGAGCGGCGGCGCGGCTTACGGTCCGGTGATCGCCGACCCGGAACTGCGCCACTTGATGGGTATCCGCAGCCTGGCCACGACAGCGACCCGCGAAGCCAATGTCATGGCCTATAACGATGTGTTCATGCTGATCGCGGTGATCGCGATATTGACCATGCTCTGGATCTTCACTCATAGCCTGTGGCTGATGAGTACTACCAAGAAAGCTGCCGCCAGTGCAGCGCCTTCCGTTCAACCTAGCGGCGCACTTCCTTCATGACCGAACCGACGACCACGACCACCAACGCGATTGCCGCAACGCCCGAAGGCACCCCACCAGCGGGCGCCACCGCCACTGAACCGCGCTCCTTGCGGGTAAGGATTATCTCATCATTGGGCTTTGCCGCGATTGCCATTTTTGGCGTGTTGATCGTGCTGTACGCTTGGCAATTGCCACCGTTCAGCAGCGCGGTGGAAACCACTGAAAACGCCCTGGTGCGGGGGCAGGTGACAATCATCGGGCCACAGCTCAGCGGTTACGTGTACGAGGTCCCGGTCCAGGACTTCCAGTACGTCAAGGCCGGTGATTTGCTGGTGCGCCTCGATGACCGGATCTACAAGCAGCGCCTGGATCAGGCCGTGGCGCAACTGGCGGTGCAACAGGCATCCCTGGCGAATGTGGTGCAGCAACGCAAGAGTGCCGAGGCGACCATCAAATTGCGTCAGGCGGCCTTGGCCGACAGCCAGGCCCAGGCCCGCAAGAGCAGCGCTGACCTGCGCCGTAACGAAGCCTTGATCAGCGATGGTTCGGTGTCCCGGCGCGAACTGGACGTGACCCGCGCCGCCCACGCCCAGACCCTCGCCGCCGTGTCCCAGGCTCAGGCCAGCCTGGAAATTGCCCGGCAGGACCTGCAGACGGTGATTGTCAATCGCGGGTCATTGGAAGCCGCGGTTGCCAGCGCCGATGCGGCGGTGGAACTGGCGCGTATCGACCTGTCCAACACGCGCATATTGGCGCCGCGAGACGGCCAGTTGGGGCAGATCGGCGTGCGTCTGGGGGCTTACGTCAACTCCGGAGCGCAGTTGATGGCGCTGGTGCCGAATCAGTTGTGGGTGATCGCCAATATGAAA is from Pseudomonas mucidolens and encodes:
- a CDS encoding HlyD family secretion protein gives rise to the protein MTEPTTTTTNAIAATPEGTPPAGATATEPRSLRVRIISSLGFAAIAIFGVLIVLYAWQLPPFSSAVETTENALVRGQVTIIGPQLSGYVYEVPVQDFQYVKAGDLLVRLDDRIYKQRLDQAVAQLAVQQASLANVVQQRKSAEATIKLRQAALADSQAQARKSSADLRRNEALISDGSVSRRELDVTRAAHAQTLAAVSQAQASLEIARQDLQTVIVNRGSLEAAVASADAAVELARIDLSNTRILAPRDGQLGQIGVRLGAYVNSGAQLMALVPNQLWVIANMKETQMNNVQVGQPVTFTVDALNHRTFHGTVQRISPATGSEFSLLQADNATGNFVKIAQRVPVRILVDPGQAQSERLRPGLSVVVSIDTAGRLRGTPP
- a CDS encoding MFS transporter translates to MDKYTPRTWQPHERPSLPGSPSTPLHPTHKRWAYALVGVLVAITGGLGNALVIANLPYLQGALGATTAQMAWLPAAYVMTNVSMNLLLVKFRQQFGLRAFTEVFLVLYALVTFGHLFVNDLSSAIAVRAAHGMVGAALSSLGLYYMVQAFPAKWRLKALVLGLGTAQLALPLARLFSEDLLQIAEWRGLYLFELGMALICLGCVFLLKLPPGDRFKTFEKLDFLTFALLASGVALLCAVLSLGRIEWWLEAPWIGIASAASLVLIMAGLAIEHNRANPLLMTRWLGGGVMIRLALAVILIRMVLSEQSTGTVGFLQALNMSSEQMRTLYLVMLLGAISGLVISALTINPAHLLMPLVISLALMATGSVMDSFSSNLTRPQNMYVSQFLLGFGGTFFLGPTLVLGMRNVLSNPRNLVSFSVLFGICQNLGGLIGAALLGTFQVMREKFHSSMIVEHLTLLDPRVAARVQSGGAAYGPVIADPELRHLMGIRSLATTATREANVMAYNDVFMLIAVIAILTMLWIFTHSLWLMSTTKKAAASAAPSVQPSGALPS
- a CDS encoding DASS family sodium-coupled anion symporter, with the protein product MSAPATPAVSFTLPMGLVFAVLGMVGVLLLPIPADLPAAGHRMLAILAFAVVVWITEAVSYEASAIMITSLMAFLLGTAPSLQDPTQLMGSSPAIGMALTGFSNPALALVAGALFIAAAMTHTGLDRRIALVTLTRVGTSTRGILLGAIAVTLLLSLVVPSATARSACVVPIMMGVIAAFGVDKRSNIAAGIMIVVAQGTSIWNVGIQTAAAQNLLTAGFMDKMLGQRVSWIDWLVAGAPWALIMSAVLLFLVLKLLPPESASIPGGKEAVAQSLVDIGPITGPQKRLLTVSILLLLAWATEGRLHRFDTTSTTYAGLVLLLMPGIGVMTWKDVQSRIPWGTVIVFGVGISLGTALLTTQAGQWLGTQVVAHTGLDQLGPLGVFAILAAFLIVIHLGFASATALTSALLPILIAVLQTLPGDFSRLGMTMLLGFVVSYGFILPINAPQNMVCLGTGTFTARQFAKVGILVTLIGYGLMLVFATTYWSWLGWI
- a CDS encoding hybrid sensor histidine kinase/response regulator — translated: MAKLSDDQQRALAGLLGLGDHSARKSHYPELTARLDELEAERNRYKGLNDELEQRVAARTDELLEANRNLQQQIARRERIEQDLRDARDAAQAANRSKDKYLAAASHDLLQPLNAARLLISTLRERSLPSAEQILVERTHQALEGAEDLLADLLDISRLDQAAVKPDIASYRLDELLAPLVSEFQSVAAAAGLNLRVHTSRYAINTDLRLLTRILRNFLSNACRYTEAGCILLGARRRGSGLRVEVWDTGRGIAADSLESIFLEFNQLNVGRAADRKGVGLGLAIVERIAKILGCQVMVRSWPGRGSMFSIEVPLSAQVPLPICQVPPQAGAGNPLPGRRLLVLDNEITILDSMRALLGQWGCEVVVATDRAGALAALQGRAPELILADYHLDHGVVGCEVVRHLREHFALMIPAVIITADRTDQCRRSLQRLQAPLLNKPVKPGKLRAVLSQLLG
- the ercA gene encoding alcohol dehydrogenase-like regulatory protein ErcA — encoded protein: MSHNLSQLRKFVSPEIIFGAGCRHNVGNYAKTFGARKVLVVSDPGVVAAGWVTDVEVSLQALGIDYCLYTAVSPNPRVEEVMLGAEVYREHHCDVIVAVGGGSPMDCGKAIGIVVAHGRSILEFEGVDTIRVPSPPLILIPTTAGTSADVSQFVIISNQQERMKFSIVSKAVVPDVSLIDPETTASMDPFLAACTGIDALVHAIEAFVSTGHGPLTDPHALEAMRLINGNLVQMIANPQDIALREKIMLGSMQAGLAFSNAILGAVHAMSHSLGGFLDLPHGLCNAVLVEHVVAFNYNSAPDRFKVIAETFGIDCRGLNQRQISARLVDHLIALKHAIGFHETLGLHGVRVADIPFLSQHAMHDPCILTNPRESSQRDVEVVYGEAL